GTTGTGCATGAACGCTCCTGAGGATGATTTGGAGAGGAACACCCATGCAGGCGCTCCAAGTGGCCCATTATATTGCAGGCTGGGCGAATGCGCCCGGCAGGAGGGGCTGGTACTCTGGGAGCAGGAATCGGAGAAGAGATCATGAAAACAATCACCTGGACACTACTATTCGCGGCGACATGCGCCTGGGGAGCGGACTTCAGCTACACGGAGACAACCGAGATGACCGGCGGGTCCATGAAACGCCTGATGGGCATCGCGGCAAAGTTCGGAGGCAAGAGCGGACCGCAGCGGACGACGCATCACATTTCGGGTTCGAAGATGTCGAGCGACAGCGGCGATACGCGGACGATCATGGACTTGGCGGCGGAGACACTCACCTCCGTCGATTTCAAGAAGAAGGAGTACAGCACCATTACGTTCGCCGAGATGGCCGAGGCGGCGCAGGCCATGATGGCGAAAATGAAGGGCTCCAAGAAAGACAACGGCATCAACATGAAGTGGAAGGTGTCGGTGGACCGGACGGGAAAAAGGGCGCCGATCTCCGGGATTGACTGCGAGCAGGCGATCCTGTCGATGGAAACCGAGGCCACGGCGACCGATGAGAAAAAACAGAGTGCGATGTTCGTCAGCACGATGAAGGTGGAGACCTGGCACGGGAAACCGGAAGGCTGGGAGGTGGCGCAAAAGGTGCTCCGGGAACTCGCCAGCAAGATGGCGATGGGGGATCGGGGCATGGCGCCCATGCTGGCGCAGTTGGAAGGCGGAATGGAAGGAATGCGGGAGGCATCGAAGGAACTGGCGAAGATGGACGGCCTGGCGATGCGCTCGATTTCGCGGATGATGGGCGCCGGGTTTGGTTCGCCGGAGGGCGGGTCGACGCAATCCTCAGAGGCGAAAACGCCGGAGGCCCGCGAGGCGGCGGCGGAGGCGGTGCTCGGGCGGCTGGGCGGCTTCGGACGGTTCGGACGGAAAAAACCGAAGGAACAGCCGAAGCAGGAAGAGCCGGCCAAAGAGACAGCCGCAGCCCCTTCCGGCGACGGCGTGCTGATGGAGATGACCACCGAAGTGGTATCTTATTCGATTGACCCTGTGGATCCCGCTCAAATGAGCGTACCTGCAGGATTCAAAGAGGTCGAGCACCCGATGCGGAAGATGCTCGACAAGCAGAAGCAATAAACAGGGGACGCCGATCCCCGAAATCACGCAGTAAACCTCATCTGGAGGACCGGGCCAGTTGGGCTCGAGTCCGGCGTGCCGCACCGTCGTGGCTGGCCGCCGTGGAGAGTGGAGGAACAACACGAAATGAGGGTAGTCGTCCGTGCCGCCCGGAGCCGGGAACTGGCTTTCGGCGGAGCGTCGGTGCTTGGGCTGCTCCTGGCGACGGCGGTGATCGGCAGCCACGAACAGGCGCTGTGGGCCACCGGGGAGGCTTGGCCTTTGGACGAGGTGGTGAAACGCCAACGGCAAACCGGCGCCCTTTTCCAGCGCGAATACGCCAGCGCGAACACGATACCCGCATACAAGTTCCGCGCGTTGCAGAACGCGAAACCACGCGTGGCCGTGCTGGGCTCAATGCGGATGGCGGGCCTGAGGCCCGCGCTACTGGGTGAGCCGGGCAGGTTCTACAATGCGGCGGGGTTGATTCAGGGCCTGGGGGATCTGCAGGCGGTTCTCGATCGGATTCCCGCGGACTCAACGCCCCGAGTCGTCGTGATCGGGCTGGACCCGTGGTGGTTCGGCTATCGCTGGCCGCTCGAAGCGACAGACTGGAATCGCGATCCCGACTGGGGATGGCTCGCCGAGGGCAACCGCATCGCGAGTTCCCTGGCGCGGCCGTGGCTGTTGCTGGGAGCGCCGGCGGACGCCCGTCACCCGTCAATCGGCCTGGCGGCGCTACGCAGTGGCGAGGGGTTCCGCAGCGACGGCAGCCAGGTGCGCGCCGACTCCGCCGGACGCCGGCGCGGCGAGCCATTCGTGGACACCCTGGAACCGACGGCAGTGGCGCGGGTGACGACCGCCACTGTCGAATTCGAGCCGAGTCCGGGGGTTTCGAGAGAGAGGATTCAGCGGCTGGGGCTGGTGCTGCGCCAGTTTCGCGACCGGGGAGTGCTCGTCATAGGAGTCGCGCCGCCATTGGCCACGGCCGCCGTGGACGCACTCGAGGCCAGCGAACAGCTCAAGGTTTTCTGGCATGAGTTCCGCGATCAGTCCAAGACCACATTCCGCTACGCGGGCTTTCCGTTTCTCGATGCGTCGGATCCGCGGGCGCTGGGCCTCGACGACCGCGCGATGAACGACGGCTTCCAGGCGGGCGATGGATTCTGGGTTGCGGTGCTGGATCGTCTGTCGAAAGACCGGCGCGTGGCGGCGGGCCTGCCCGGGATGCCCGCCACCGTAGCCGCATTGGCGAGCAAGGTACCCAGCGGGCAGCAGGTGAATTAGCCTAGGCCCGCCGGTAGGGGAAAGCCCTAAAGCCCCGCCCCGACTCCTCCGATATAAGGTCGTAAATCCCTTAGTCTGTCTGGACCATCGGAAGGAGACCCCTCGACATGATTTGCCGCTACTGTGGTCGCCCGATTGGCATGATTGCCAAGTTGCAGGGCCTCGAGTACTGCTCGCGGTCCCATATGGTGACCCATCACGAGGAGCTGACGCGGTTCGCTCTTTCCGAGCCATATTATGGGCGCCGCCGCACCCTGACGCGAGTGCAGCAACCGCAGCCGGAAGGGAGCGGAACGGCCCGCCGCGCCCTGCTCGCCACATCCATCGGGTTGGGGCTGGGGATGCTGGCGCAACCGGACTGGCTGTTCCCGAGAAAGAAGTTCGCGCCGGCCGCGCGCACTGGCGTTGCGGCTGAGCCATCCTTTGCCGAGCGAATGACGCAGCGAATCAGGCCCATGCGGCAAAGCTACGACCTTTCGGCTCAGGTGCAGCCGGAGGGATGGACCACGACGGCCGGCGCCTCGCTCTGGGAAGTGGAGAACAACTGGCTACGGCCGACCGAAACGGGGCTGTTCACACCGTCGGCGGGGATGGAAGACGGCTTCATGTCGTACCTCGTCCAGATCGTGCGAGGCGGCGCGGGTTTCCTGATGCGGGCGCAGGACCTGGGCAATCACTACGCGGTGCGAGTGCGCAGCGGAGGCGCGCCCGGCGACCCGATGATCCTGCAGGCCGTTGTGGTCCGAAACGGCGTGGAGCGGGTGACGGCGCAGGAACGAATCTCCGAAACGACGACATGGTTTCGAACGGTACACAATGTGGCGGTCCGGATGGACGGCGATTTCTTCACAGCGCGGCTGAATGGAACGATCGTTGGGACGTGGCGGGATCGCACCTTCCCGAGGGGTGCGATTGGAGTTCAGGTTGCCGAAACCGACGATTTCCGGGTCTACCAGGGACGAGTGGAGCCTGCCTAAAGCGGCTAGTGACCCACACGGCGGATGAGAGACAGGAACTCGTTCCGGGTCTCGCGCTGGCGGCGGAAGGCGCCGAGCATGGAAGATGTGACCGTGGAGGATCCCTGCTTTTCGACGCCGCGCATCATCATGCAGAAGTGCTGGGCTTCACACACGACGCCAACTCCGCGGGGCTTGGTGATGCCGGCGATGGCGTCGGCGACCTGCGCGGTAAGCCTTTCCTGAACCTGCAGGCGCCGCGCGAACACGTCGACGATACGGGGAATCTTGCTGAGACCGATGACGCGGCCCTTCGGCAAATAGGCGACGTGAATCTTGCCGAAGAAGGGCAGCATGTGGTGCTCGCAAAGGCTATAGAATTCGATGTCCTTCACGATCACCATCTCGTCATAGTCCACCTGGAAGAGGGCTCCGTTGACGATGGAACCAAGCTCTGCCTGGTATCCGGACGTGAGATAACGGAGAGCCTTGCTGGCCCGCTGGGGCGTCCGAGCGACTCCCTCGCGGGCAGGGTCCTCGCCAAGTTCGCGAATGATGGTGTGGACGCTGTCCGCGATCGGGTCAGCAGGTTGGGCCGGGGGCGCGGCGGGTTTCTTCATGAGCGAATTCCGGAAGTTTCGAATGTGTTGCGGCGCGTCTCGAGGATACGAACACCGGCCAGGGGCGCAAGCGACGCGGGCCATGCGCGGCGGATCAGGTCGTCCGCGAGAAGGGCGAGGTTCTCCGTGGTGGGAACGACTGCCGAGAAAGCGGGAAGGTCATTGAGGTTGGTGTCGCGAAACAGGCGCAACGCGTTTTCTTCGACGATACGATCCACGGCGCGGATGTCCGCGATGAGCCCGGTCTCCCGATCGATGGGGCCAGCGACGCAGACCTGGAGCACGTAGTCGTGCCCGTGGCCGAACGGGTTGTTGCACTTACCGTAGGTTTCGCTGTTGGCTTCGGCGCTCAGCGCCGGCGAATGCAACCGGTGGGAGGCGGAGAATCGATATTGGCGGGTGAGCCGGGACGTCATTCGGCGTAGTCCACGAAGAGGTCGTCGGTCTCAAACAGCCGCACGTTTGCCAGGCGCGCGGGTCCAGTGAAGGAGGGCGCCAGCCGGCGCCAGATCTCGCGGGCGATGTTTTCGGGCGTCGGAACCACGGTATCGAACGGCGGCACTTCGTGGTTAAGAAAGCGGTGGTCGAAGGGCCCGAGGACCTTGTCTTCAATGACGGTCTTGACGTCCTTGAGGTCGACGATCATACCGGTGACGGGGTCGGGCTGGCCGGCGAGTGTGACTTCGACGACGTAGTTGTGGCCATGACCGCGCGGGTTGGAGGCATCGCCGTAGACCTCGCGGTTGCGTTCGGCTGACCAGTCTGGGCGGTAGCAGGCATGCGAGGCGGAGAACTCGGCTCGGCGGGTAATGAACATTGGGGGATCTATATGCAAAGATGCACCATCGGGAGGGGCCGATGCAAGAAATGGGGGGTGAACCGCGTCAGCTAGAATGGAAATTCCCAGCTATGAAAACGCGAACCACCGATCGGCTCCTGCAATATCTACTCACCGGCGCACTTGCGGTGCTGGCGGTGGTGATCTGGGACGCCACACGGAACAAGGTGGTTGGGGTGAACGACACGGCGCCGGAGTTTTCGGTGACGGCGGCAAGCGGCAAGACGGTGTCTCGCTCTTCGTTCGGCGGAAAGCTGCTGGTACTGAACTTCTGGGCGTCCTGGTGCGGTCCGTGCGTCCAGGAAATGCCTACGCTCGAGGCGCTTCACGAAGCGGGTAAGGACCGCGGCCTGGTCCTGCTCGGCATCAGTGTAGACAAGAACGAGAAGAGCTACCGGCGTTTTCTCGAGCGGCATAAGCCGGGCTTCCTGACGGCGCACGATCCCGAGCAGCGAATCAACGACAGCTACGGGACATACCGGTACCCGGAAACCTACGTGATCGACGCGTCGGGTAGCGTGCTTCTGAAGAAGATCGGCGTTCTCGACCAGGAGACGGTGAAGCAGATCCTGGGGATGCTCGGATGAAGCCGGCCGTCGACACGGCGAAGCAGGCGCTGCGGGCAAAGTTCGGCGAGGCGCGCGTACTCGACAAGCCCGAGGACCTCACCCTGTACGAATACGACGGCGGGGTGGACAAGGCGCGACCCGACATGGTTGCGTTTCCGTTGTCCACCGATGACGTCGTAACCGTGGTGAACACGGCCCGTCAATATGGGCTGACCATCGTGGGGCGCGGGGCAGGAACCGGACTCAGCGGCGGCGCGATTCCGCGCACCGGCGGCATCACGATGTCGTTTGCCCGGATGAACCGGATTCTTGAGATCGACCTTCCGAACGAGCGAATGGTGGTGGAGCCGGGAGTGGTGAACCTCGACATGACGCTCGCAGTGCAGGCCGACGGCTATTTCTATGCGCCGGATCCCTCGAGCCAGAAAGCGTGTACGATCGGCGGCAACGTGAACGAGAACGCCGGCGGTCCGCACACGCTGGCCTACGGGGTGACCACCAATCACGTCCTGGGGCTGGAACTGGTGCTGATGGACGGAACGGTGGTTTCCACCGGCGGGAAGGCGACCGACATGCCCGGCTACGACCTGACCGGGCTGTTCACCGGATCCGAAGGGACGATGGCGTTCGTAACGAAGGTGATCGTACGCCTGATGCGCTCGCCCGAAGTGGTAAAGACGATTCTCGCAATCTACGATTCATCGGCCGATTGCGGGAGCA
This DNA window, taken from Bryobacteraceae bacterium, encodes the following:
- a CDS encoding 6-carboxytetrahydropterin synthase, with protein sequence MFITRRAEFSASHACYRPDWSAERNREVYGDASNPRGHGHNYVVEVTLAGQPDPVTGMIVDLKDVKTVIEDKVLGPFDHRFLNHEVPPFDTVVPTPENIAREIWRRLAPSFTGPARLANVRLFETDDLFVDYAE
- a CDS encoding 6-carboxytetrahydropterin synthase, which encodes MTSRLTRQYRFSASHRLHSPALSAEANSETYGKCNNPFGHGHDYVLQVCVAGPIDRETGLIADIRAVDRIVEENALRLFRDTNLNDLPAFSAVVPTTENLALLADDLIRRAWPASLAPLAGVRILETRRNTFETSGIRS
- a CDS encoding TlpA disulfide reductase family protein, yielding MKTRTTDRLLQYLLTGALAVLAVVIWDATRNKVVGVNDTAPEFSVTAASGKTVSRSSFGGKLLVLNFWASWCGPCVQEMPTLEALHEAGKDRGLVLLGISVDKNEKSYRRFLERHKPGFLTAHDPEQRINDSYGTYRYPETYVIDASGSVLLKKIGVLDQETVKQILGMLG
- the folE gene encoding GTP cyclohydrolase I FolE, encoding MKKPAAPPAQPADPIADSVHTIIRELGEDPAREGVARTPQRASKALRYLTSGYQAELGSIVNGALFQVDYDEMVIVKDIEFYSLCEHHMLPFFGKIHVAYLPKGRVIGLSKIPRIVDVFARRLQVQERLTAQVADAIAGITKPRGVGVVCEAQHFCMMMRGVEKQGSSTVTSSMLGAFRRQRETRNEFLSLIRRVGH